One window of the Wolbachia endosymbiont of Encarsia formosa genome contains the following:
- a CDS encoding integrase core domain-containing protein, with protein MQECLKEWKIKFRPIKPFSPHLNGKVERAQRTDLDEFYSIVTIKSSELQIKLRDWEEYYNKHRPHSALQGKTPWEKYKELENTIPCLSEKLYLIKRVVCHAKL; from the coding sequence GTGCAAGAATGTTTGAAGGAATGGAAAATTAAATTTCGTCCTATTAAGCCGTTTTCTCCACACTTAAATGGTAAAGTGGAAAGAGCACAGCGTACAGACTTAGATGAGTTTTACAGTATCGTTACCATCAAGAGCTCTGAATTGCAAATTAAACTTAGGGATTGGGAAGAGTATTATAATAAACACCGCCCTCATAGCGCTCTTCAAGGAAAAACTCCTTGGGAAAAATATAAGGAACTGGAAAATACGATTCCTTGCTTAAGTGAAAAACTATATCTTATCAAAAGAGTCGTTTGTCATGCAAAATTGTAA
- a CDS encoding helix-turn-helix domain-containing protein, which translates to MDKTIQKVWSCRKEHYGISRFTLRKWYKRYEELGEKGLVDLSSKPKTSPLQKINESDEQLILHLRQTRKLGARNRVKTSI; encoded by the coding sequence TTGGATAAAACTATACAAAAAGTTTGGTCATGCAGGAAAGAGCATTATGGTATTTCACGTTTTACCTTACGTAAATGGTACAAACGTTATGAAGAGTTAGGTGAAAAAGGATTAGTAGATCTCAGTAGTAAGCCTAAAACTTCACCTTTGCAAAAGATCAATGAATCAGATGAGCAGCTTATTCTTCATCTAAGACAAACTAGAAAGCTAGGGGCAAGAAACCGAGTTAAGACGTCTATATGA